In one Macaca fascicularis isolate 582-1 chromosome 6, T2T-MFA8v1.1 genomic region, the following are encoded:
- the TMEM171 gene encoding transmembrane protein 171 isoform X5, giving the protein MRRRTPRPSSAHSSAVSGDAGPSLRAAEILEGRKHIPHCLQEGALLDMSPAAAAEPDGDQQDRHVSKLIFCFFVFGAVLLCVGVLLSIFGFQACQYKPLPDCPIVLKVAGPACAVVGLGAVILARSRAQLQLRAGLQRGRQMDPDRAFICGESRQFAQCLIFGFLFLTSGMLISVLGIWVPGCGSDWAREPLNETDTGDSKPRMCGFLSLQIMGPLIVLVGLCFFVIAHIKKRNTLNIGQDASEREEGQIQSMEAVQVTVGDSVMIFPPPPPPYFPESSASAVTESPGTNSLLPNESPPSYYSIFNHGVQQT; this is encoded by the exons ATGCGGAGGCGGACGCCGCGCCCATCCAGTGCCCACAGCAGTGCGGTCAGCGGGGACGCCGGACCCAGCCTCAG AGCTGCTGAAATCTTagagggaagaaaacacatcCCACACTGCCTCCAGGAAGGGGCTCTCCTGGACATGTCCCCTGCAGCTGCTGCTGAGCCAGATGGGGACCAGCAGGACAGACACGTCAGCAAGCTCATCTTCTGCTTCTTTGTCTTTGGCGCCGTCTTGTTGTGTGTGGGAGTCCTGCTCTCCATCTTTGGGTTCCAGGCATGCCAATATAAGCCCCTCCCAGACTGCCCCATTGTGCTCAAGGTGGCGGGGCCTGCATGTGCCGTGGTTGGGCTTGGGGCTGTGATCCTGGCCCGCTCCCGGGCGCAACTTCAGCTCCGTGCAGGGCTGCAGAGAGGTCGGCAGATGGACCCCGACCGAGCCTTCATCTGTGGAGAGAGCCGCCAGTTTGCCCAGTGCCTTATCTTTGGATTTCTCTTCTTGACAAGCGGCATGCTCATCAGCGTCCTGGGCATTTGGGTCCCTGGATGTGGCTCCGACTGGGCACGGGAACCGCTAAACGAGACAGACACTGGCGACTCAAAGCCCCGGATGTGTGGGTTCCTTTCTCTGCAGATCATGGGGCCCTTGATTGTGCTTGTGGGATTGTGTTTCTTCGTGATTGCCCACATTAAGAAAAGAAACACGCTGAATATTGGCCAGGATGCCTCTGAGAGAGAAGAGGGACAGATCCAGAGTATGGAGGCTGTCCAGGTCACTGTAG GTGACTCGGTAATGATAtttccaccacctccaccaccttaCTTTCCTGAATCTTCAGCTTCTGCGGTCACTGAGAGTCCTGGGACTAACAGTCTGCTTCCAAATGAAAGCCCCCCTTCATATTACAGTATTTTCAACCATGG TGTTCAGCAAACCTGA
- the TMEM171 gene encoding transmembrane protein 171 isoform X1 yields the protein MRRRTPRPSSAHSSAVSGDAGPSLRAAEILEGRKHIPHCLQEGALLDMSPAAAAEPDGDQQDRHVSKLIFCFFVFGAVLLCVGVLLSIFGFQACQYKPLPDCPIVLKVAGPACAVVGLGAVILARSRAQLQLRAGLQRGRQMDPDRAFICGESRQFAQCLIFGFLFLTSGMLISVLGIWVPGCGSDWAREPLNETDTGDSKPRMCGFLSLQIMGPLIVLVGLCFFVIAHIKKRNTLNIGQDASEREEGQIQSMEAVQVTVGDSVMIFPPPPPPYFPESSASAVTESPGTNSLLPNESPPSYYSIFNHGRTPASEGVASERDCESIYTISRTNSSSEVSHTPHLPSELPPRYEEKENAAATFLPLSSEPSPL from the exons ATGCGGAGGCGGACGCCGCGCCCATCCAGTGCCCACAGCAGTGCGGTCAGCGGGGACGCCGGACCCAGCCTCAG AGCTGCTGAAATCTTagagggaagaaaacacatcCCACACTGCCTCCAGGAAGGGGCTCTCCTGGACATGTCCCCTGCAGCTGCTGCTGAGCCAGATGGGGACCAGCAGGACAGACACGTCAGCAAGCTCATCTTCTGCTTCTTTGTCTTTGGCGCCGTCTTGTTGTGTGTGGGAGTCCTGCTCTCCATCTTTGGGTTCCAGGCATGCCAATATAAGCCCCTCCCAGACTGCCCCATTGTGCTCAAGGTGGCGGGGCCTGCATGTGCCGTGGTTGGGCTTGGGGCTGTGATCCTGGCCCGCTCCCGGGCGCAACTTCAGCTCCGTGCAGGGCTGCAGAGAGGTCGGCAGATGGACCCCGACCGAGCCTTCATCTGTGGAGAGAGCCGCCAGTTTGCCCAGTGCCTTATCTTTGGATTTCTCTTCTTGACAAGCGGCATGCTCATCAGCGTCCTGGGCATTTGGGTCCCTGGATGTGGCTCCGACTGGGCACGGGAACCGCTAAACGAGACAGACACTGGCGACTCAAAGCCCCGGATGTGTGGGTTCCTTTCTCTGCAGATCATGGGGCCCTTGATTGTGCTTGTGGGATTGTGTTTCTTCGTGATTGCCCACATTAAGAAAAGAAACACGCTGAATATTGGCCAGGATGCCTCTGAGAGAGAAGAGGGACAGATCCAGAGTATGGAGGCTGTCCAGGTCACTGTAG GTGACTCGGTAATGATAtttccaccacctccaccaccttaCTTTCCTGAATCTTCAGCTTCTGCGGTCACTGAGAGTCCTGGGACTAACAGTCTGCTTCCAAATGAAAGCCCCCCTTCATATTACAGTATTTTCAACCATGG CAGGACCCCAGCTTCAGAGGGTGTAGCCTCTGAGAGAGACTGTGAATCTATATATACCATTTCCAGGACGAATTCATCTTCTGAGGTCTCACACACTCCTCATCTTCCATCTGAATTGCCTCCTagatatgaagaaaaagaaaatgctgcagCTACATTCTTGCCTCTATCTTCTGAGCCTTCCCCACTGTAA
- the TMEM171 gene encoding transmembrane protein 171 isoform X2, whose protein sequence is MRRRTPRPSSAHSSAVSGDAGPSLRAAEILEGRKHIPHCLQEGALLDMSPAAAAEPDGDQQDRHVSKLIFCFFVFGAVLLCVGVLLSIFGFQACQYKPLPDCPIVLKVAGPACAVVGLGAVILARSRAQLQLRAGLQRGRQMDPDRAFICGESRQFAQCLIFGFLFLTSGMLISVLGIWVPGCGSDWAREPLNETDTGDSKPRMCGFLSLQIMGPLIVLVGLCFFVIAHIKKRNTLNIGQDASEREEGQIQSMEAVQVTVGDSVMIFPPPPPPYFPESSASAVTESPGTNSLLPNESPPSYYSIFNHGTPASEGVASERDCESIYTISRTNSSSEVSHTPHLPSELPPRYEEKENAAATFLPLSSEPSPL, encoded by the exons ATGCGGAGGCGGACGCCGCGCCCATCCAGTGCCCACAGCAGTGCGGTCAGCGGGGACGCCGGACCCAGCCTCAG AGCTGCTGAAATCTTagagggaagaaaacacatcCCACACTGCCTCCAGGAAGGGGCTCTCCTGGACATGTCCCCTGCAGCTGCTGCTGAGCCAGATGGGGACCAGCAGGACAGACACGTCAGCAAGCTCATCTTCTGCTTCTTTGTCTTTGGCGCCGTCTTGTTGTGTGTGGGAGTCCTGCTCTCCATCTTTGGGTTCCAGGCATGCCAATATAAGCCCCTCCCAGACTGCCCCATTGTGCTCAAGGTGGCGGGGCCTGCATGTGCCGTGGTTGGGCTTGGGGCTGTGATCCTGGCCCGCTCCCGGGCGCAACTTCAGCTCCGTGCAGGGCTGCAGAGAGGTCGGCAGATGGACCCCGACCGAGCCTTCATCTGTGGAGAGAGCCGCCAGTTTGCCCAGTGCCTTATCTTTGGATTTCTCTTCTTGACAAGCGGCATGCTCATCAGCGTCCTGGGCATTTGGGTCCCTGGATGTGGCTCCGACTGGGCACGGGAACCGCTAAACGAGACAGACACTGGCGACTCAAAGCCCCGGATGTGTGGGTTCCTTTCTCTGCAGATCATGGGGCCCTTGATTGTGCTTGTGGGATTGTGTTTCTTCGTGATTGCCCACATTAAGAAAAGAAACACGCTGAATATTGGCCAGGATGCCTCTGAGAGAGAAGAGGGACAGATCCAGAGTATGGAGGCTGTCCAGGTCACTGTAG GTGACTCGGTAATGATAtttccaccacctccaccaccttaCTTTCCTGAATCTTCAGCTTCTGCGGTCACTGAGAGTCCTGGGACTAACAGTCTGCTTCCAAATGAAAGCCCCCCTTCATATTACAGTATTTTCAACCATGG GACCCCAGCTTCAGAGGGTGTAGCCTCTGAGAGAGACTGTGAATCTATATATACCATTTCCAGGACGAATTCATCTTCTGAGGTCTCACACACTCCTCATCTTCCATCTGAATTGCCTCCTagatatgaagaaaaagaaaatgctgcagCTACATTCTTGCCTCTATCTTCTGAGCCTTCCCCACTGTAA
- the TMEM171 gene encoding transmembrane protein 171 isoform X6, producing the protein MSPAAAAEPDGDQQDRHVSKLIFCFFVFGAVLLCVGVLLSIFGFQACQYKPLPDCPIVLKVAGPACAVVGLGAVILARSRAQLQLRAGLQRGRQMDPDRAFICGESRQFAQCLIFGFLFLTSGMLISVLGIWVPGCGSDWAREPLNETDTGDSKPRMCGFLSLQIMGPLIVLVGLCFFVIAHIKKRNTLNIGQDASEREEGQIQSMEAVQVTVGDSVMIFPPPPPPYFPESSASAVTESPGTNSLLPNESPPSYYSIFNHGVQQT; encoded by the exons ATGTCCCCTGCAGCTGCTGCTGAGCCAGATGGGGACCAGCAGGACAGACACGTCAGCAAGCTCATCTTCTGCTTCTTTGTCTTTGGCGCCGTCTTGTTGTGTGTGGGAGTCCTGCTCTCCATCTTTGGGTTCCAGGCATGCCAATATAAGCCCCTCCCAGACTGCCCCATTGTGCTCAAGGTGGCGGGGCCTGCATGTGCCGTGGTTGGGCTTGGGGCTGTGATCCTGGCCCGCTCCCGGGCGCAACTTCAGCTCCGTGCAGGGCTGCAGAGAGGTCGGCAGATGGACCCCGACCGAGCCTTCATCTGTGGAGAGAGCCGCCAGTTTGCCCAGTGCCTTATCTTTGGATTTCTCTTCTTGACAAGCGGCATGCTCATCAGCGTCCTGGGCATTTGGGTCCCTGGATGTGGCTCCGACTGGGCACGGGAACCGCTAAACGAGACAGACACTGGCGACTCAAAGCCCCGGATGTGTGGGTTCCTTTCTCTGCAGATCATGGGGCCCTTGATTGTGCTTGTGGGATTGTGTTTCTTCGTGATTGCCCACATTAAGAAAAGAAACACGCTGAATATTGGCCAGGATGCCTCTGAGAGAGAAGAGGGACAGATCCAGAGTATGGAGGCTGTCCAGGTCACTGTAG GTGACTCGGTAATGATAtttccaccacctccaccaccttaCTTTCCTGAATCTTCAGCTTCTGCGGTCACTGAGAGTCCTGGGACTAACAGTCTGCTTCCAAATGAAAGCCCCCCTTCATATTACAGTATTTTCAACCATGG TGTTCAGCAAACCTGA
- the TMEM171 gene encoding transmembrane protein 171 isoform X3, with product MSPAAAAEPDGDQQDRHVSKLIFCFFVFGAVLLCVGVLLSIFGFQACQYKPLPDCPIVLKVAGPACAVVGLGAVILARSRAQLQLRAGLQRGRQMDPDRAFICGESRQFAQCLIFGFLFLTSGMLISVLGIWVPGCGSDWAREPLNETDTGDSKPRMCGFLSLQIMGPLIVLVGLCFFVIAHIKKRNTLNIGQDASEREEGQIQSMEAVQVTVGDSVMIFPPPPPPYFPESSASAVTESPGTNSLLPNESPPSYYSIFNHGRTPASEGVASERDCESIYTISRTNSSSEVSHTPHLPSELPPRYEEKENAAATFLPLSSEPSPL from the exons ATGTCCCCTGCAGCTGCTGCTGAGCCAGATGGGGACCAGCAGGACAGACACGTCAGCAAGCTCATCTTCTGCTTCTTTGTCTTTGGCGCCGTCTTGTTGTGTGTGGGAGTCCTGCTCTCCATCTTTGGGTTCCAGGCATGCCAATATAAGCCCCTCCCAGACTGCCCCATTGTGCTCAAGGTGGCGGGGCCTGCATGTGCCGTGGTTGGGCTTGGGGCTGTGATCCTGGCCCGCTCCCGGGCGCAACTTCAGCTCCGTGCAGGGCTGCAGAGAGGTCGGCAGATGGACCCCGACCGAGCCTTCATCTGTGGAGAGAGCCGCCAGTTTGCCCAGTGCCTTATCTTTGGATTTCTCTTCTTGACAAGCGGCATGCTCATCAGCGTCCTGGGCATTTGGGTCCCTGGATGTGGCTCCGACTGGGCACGGGAACCGCTAAACGAGACAGACACTGGCGACTCAAAGCCCCGGATGTGTGGGTTCCTTTCTCTGCAGATCATGGGGCCCTTGATTGTGCTTGTGGGATTGTGTTTCTTCGTGATTGCCCACATTAAGAAAAGAAACACGCTGAATATTGGCCAGGATGCCTCTGAGAGAGAAGAGGGACAGATCCAGAGTATGGAGGCTGTCCAGGTCACTGTAG GTGACTCGGTAATGATAtttccaccacctccaccaccttaCTTTCCTGAATCTTCAGCTTCTGCGGTCACTGAGAGTCCTGGGACTAACAGTCTGCTTCCAAATGAAAGCCCCCCTTCATATTACAGTATTTTCAACCATGG CAGGACCCCAGCTTCAGAGGGTGTAGCCTCTGAGAGAGACTGTGAATCTATATATACCATTTCCAGGACGAATTCATCTTCTGAGGTCTCACACACTCCTCATCTTCCATCTGAATTGCCTCCTagatatgaagaaaaagaaaatgctgcagCTACATTCTTGCCTCTATCTTCTGAGCCTTCCCCACTGTAA
- the TMEM171 gene encoding transmembrane protein 171 isoform X4, translating into MSPAAAAEPDGDQQDRHVSKLIFCFFVFGAVLLCVGVLLSIFGFQACQYKPLPDCPIVLKVAGPACAVVGLGAVILARSRAQLQLRAGLQRGRQMDPDRAFICGESRQFAQCLIFGFLFLTSGMLISVLGIWVPGCGSDWAREPLNETDTGDSKPRMCGFLSLQIMGPLIVLVGLCFFVIAHIKKRNTLNIGQDASEREEGQIQSMEAVQVTVGDSVMIFPPPPPPYFPESSASAVTESPGTNSLLPNESPPSYYSIFNHGTPASEGVASERDCESIYTISRTNSSSEVSHTPHLPSELPPRYEEKENAAATFLPLSSEPSPL; encoded by the exons ATGTCCCCTGCAGCTGCTGCTGAGCCAGATGGGGACCAGCAGGACAGACACGTCAGCAAGCTCATCTTCTGCTTCTTTGTCTTTGGCGCCGTCTTGTTGTGTGTGGGAGTCCTGCTCTCCATCTTTGGGTTCCAGGCATGCCAATATAAGCCCCTCCCAGACTGCCCCATTGTGCTCAAGGTGGCGGGGCCTGCATGTGCCGTGGTTGGGCTTGGGGCTGTGATCCTGGCCCGCTCCCGGGCGCAACTTCAGCTCCGTGCAGGGCTGCAGAGAGGTCGGCAGATGGACCCCGACCGAGCCTTCATCTGTGGAGAGAGCCGCCAGTTTGCCCAGTGCCTTATCTTTGGATTTCTCTTCTTGACAAGCGGCATGCTCATCAGCGTCCTGGGCATTTGGGTCCCTGGATGTGGCTCCGACTGGGCACGGGAACCGCTAAACGAGACAGACACTGGCGACTCAAAGCCCCGGATGTGTGGGTTCCTTTCTCTGCAGATCATGGGGCCCTTGATTGTGCTTGTGGGATTGTGTTTCTTCGTGATTGCCCACATTAAGAAAAGAAACACGCTGAATATTGGCCAGGATGCCTCTGAGAGAGAAGAGGGACAGATCCAGAGTATGGAGGCTGTCCAGGTCACTGTAG GTGACTCGGTAATGATAtttccaccacctccaccaccttaCTTTCCTGAATCTTCAGCTTCTGCGGTCACTGAGAGTCCTGGGACTAACAGTCTGCTTCCAAATGAAAGCCCCCCTTCATATTACAGTATTTTCAACCATGG GACCCCAGCTTCAGAGGGTGTAGCCTCTGAGAGAGACTGTGAATCTATATATACCATTTCCAGGACGAATTCATCTTCTGAGGTCTCACACACTCCTCATCTTCCATCTGAATTGCCTCCTagatatgaagaaaaagaaaatgctgcagCTACATTCTTGCCTCTATCTTCTGAGCCTTCCCCACTGTAA